The genomic interval GCGGCACAGATCGTCGGAAGCGGGCTGAGGCGCCTGGTAGCGAATGAGGTCGATGTCGCCCGGTGCGTAACTTGGCGATGGATCGAGCGGGTGCGGACAGTTCGACACCGCGATCAGCAGGTCGAGCTCGGCACGCAGATCGACGAAGTCGCCCTTGTGGCGACGCTCGCCGTGCCATTCGAACCGGCCCTGCGAGTCGACGGCGACCGGTGCGAAGAATCCGATCGATGGATGCGCGTCGCGGCGATCAAGCCCGAGCTTGCCGGCGGCGAGCACGAAGTTGTCGCGGGCGTTGCGGAAATTGCCGGTGCCATAGCGGGCTGCATTGGTTGCGGCGTTGGAGCCGCCCACCATGGTGTCGTGGGCGCCGCTGGTGTCCTCGATGATCGACAGCAGCGCACGGCCCATGTCGGAGAGGATCACACGGCCTTTGCGCAAGGACGCCGCCCACTGCACCTTAATGGTGTCGGCGTGGTTCAGCCGCTCGCTCGGGTCGAGCGCATTCCAGGCCTGGATGCTAACGCAGGACGTGCCGCTGGTGTTGACGAGTCGCAGCGCTTCGCCGCGGCCGAGCTTGGTCACGTAGTACCAGCCGCCCGGCACGGTCTCGCGATGGATGATCGCGTCGGCGGCGATCGGCGCGCCGTCGCGCAGCAGCGGCGGCGGCAGGGCCTTCGGCGCCTGCTGCTGGCCCAGCGCCTTATGCTGTTCGTAGCGCCGGCGGTTGGCCTCGACTTCGGCCTTCTCTTGCTCGGTCAGGATCATGCTGTCCTCACGGTGAACAAATGCCGGGTCGTCCCGGCTCATGCTCCCTGTGCGGCCGGGTCGTCCCGGCCGGAGCGGATTGGATGGTCGGTGCGCGGCTGCGCGATGCGCCGCGGGAAGATTTCGAGATCGCGGGAAATCGTGGCGCCGTAGCGCTCGCGTTCCTCGGGACGGTTGCGATTGCGTTCGAACGCGATCACCCGCGTCGCCAGGCTGAAGGCCTCGGACAGATCGTGCGTGACCATCACCACGGTGAGCTCGGTCTCGTTCCACAGCCGCTTCATCAGCACGTGGATGTCGGCGCGGATGCCGGGATCAAGCGCGCCGAACGGCTCGTCGAGCAGCAGGATCTTTGGGCCGCGCATGATCGCCTGCGCCAGCGCCAGTCGCTGCTGCATACCGCCGGACAGTGCGGACGGATATTTGATCTCGTGGCCTTTCAGCCCGACCTCGTCGAGCAGCGCCATCGCCTGCTCGGTCGCCTCGCGCCGCGCCCGGCCGAACAGCCGGCCGAGCAGACGCGACTGCTGCAGCTCGCGGCCGAGCAGCACGTTGTCGAGCACGGTGAGATGCGGAAACACCGAATAGCGCTGGAACACCACACCGCGATCGGCGTCGGGTTCGCTCGGCATCGGCTGGCCATCGATCAGGATCTGGCCGCGGGTCGGCGTCTCTTCGCCGAGCAGCATGCGCAGGAAGGTGGTCTTGCCGCAGCCGGAAGGCCCGACCAGCGCGACGAAGGCGCGCGGCGCGACGTCGAGCGTGATCCGCTCCAGCACGATGTGGTCACCGTACTCTTTCCAGACGTTGTCGAAACGGATCGCGCTCATTCCGCCCTCACCGCGGCGAACCAGGGGAAGGCTTTGCGCTGGATCAGTCGCAACGCCAGGTCCATCACGAAGGCGAGCAGCGTGATCCACACCACGTAGGGGATGATCACGTCCATCGCCAAATAGCGCCGCACCAGGAAGATGCGATAGCCGAGCCCTGAGTCCGAGGCGATCGCTTCGGCGGCGATCAGGAACAGCCAGGCCGGTCCGAGTTGCAGGCGCAGCGAGTCGATCAGTCGCGGCAGGATCTGCGGCAGCACCACGCGGAGCGCGATCTGCCAAGTCGAGGCGCCGAGCGTCTGCGCCTTGATCAGTTGTTCGCGCGGCAGTTCGAGCACCTTCATCGACAGGTCGCGGATGATGCAGGGCAGCGTGCCGATCACGATCAGCGCGATCTTGGAGTTCTCGCCGAGACCCATCACGATGAACAGGATCGGCAGCAGCAGCAGCGGCGGCACCATCGAGGTGACCGACACGAACGAGCCGAGCAGGGCATTCGCGGCCGGCAGCAGGCCGATCACGATGCCGAACACGAGCGCCAGCGAGGTCGAGATCGCCAGCGCCGCGCCCAGCCGTTCGAGACTCGCCAGCGTGTCCGACCACAGCAGATAGCTGCCGGTGCGGGCATCGACCTGGAAGGCCATCTGCTTGACCGCCTGGCCCATGCTGGACAGCGCCGGCAGCAGCTTGTCGTTGGGATTCTCCGCCAGCCGCGCGCCGGAGCCCAGCAGATACGCAATGATCACCAGCACGAACGGCAGCGCCGCCATGTAGATGGCGAGTTGCCGTCCAGGCCTGATGTTCACCCATCGCATCGTCGTGCTCCGGCTTGGCTTGTGACGTGATCGCTTACAGCTTGCCGGCCGCGGCGGCATTCATGAAGCTCGGGTCGAACCGCAGCTTCACGTTGGCCTTGTCGCCGAGCACGGTCTTGTCCGCGAGCTCGATGCCGACGGCGTCGGCCGACTTCGCGCCCTTGCCGAGCAGGTCCTTGTCGAACAGGAACTTGCGGACGCGGTCCATGGTGCTGCCGATCGCCGCGCTCTTGGTGAAGGCTTCGGCGTCGGCGGCCTTGCTGAACAGCTTGGTCGATGCGAGCTGGCTTTCGAAGCCGGCCAGATCGGTGCCGGACGCCTTCGCCATCGCTTCCTTGGCGGCCTTGGCCTCGGCGCCTTCCGCCGTCATCTTCGCCATGGTCTCGTACCAGATCCCGACCAGCGCCTTGGCGAAGTTCGGATTGTCCTTCACCACCGCGGTGTTGGCGACCATCAGATCCATGATTTCACCGGGGATCTGCGAGGAGTCGAACACCTTGTGGGCGTCGGGCGAGGCGAGGATTTCAGAGACGATCGGATTCCAGGTCACCACCGCGGTGACGTCGGCCGTCTTGTAGGCGGCGGCGAGGTCGGCGTCGGAGGTGTTGACCACCTTGACGTCCTTTTCGCTCAGCTTGTTGGATTCGAGCGCGCGCGCCAGCAGATAGTGCGACACCGAGAACTCGACCAGATTGACCTTCTGGCCCTTGATCGCGGCGAAATCCTTCTTATCCTTGAGGATCACCGCGTCGTTGCCGTTGGAGAAGTCGCCGACGATCACCGCGGTGGTGTCGACGCCGCCGGCGGCGGGAATCGACAGCGCATCCATGTTGGTGATGGTCACCGCGTCATAGGAGCCCGCGGTGTATTGATTGATCGACTCGACGTAGTCGTTGAATTGCTTCACCTCGATGGTGATGCCGTATTTGTCCGCCCACTTCTTCACGATGCCGGTGTCGGCGGCATAACCCCAGGGCATCCAGCCGACATAAATCGACCAGGCGACCTTGAAGTCCTTCTTGGGGGCAGCGGAGGCTCCGGCGACGCTCAGCGCGACGATCGAGCCAGCAAGGATCAGAGAAGATAGGAAACGAGTCTTCCGCATCGGATCATTCCTCAGAATCTGGTCGCGATGAGGAATTGACGTGGACCATCGTTTGCCAATTCCTCGGCTTACGAGGTCTCCCGGGCTTTTGTCCCGCCGTGCGTCCGAAGGATTTCTCCCTTCGGGGGGCAGCTCTCGGACCAGCGCCTGAAACAGGCCGGAACCCTAGCCACCAACTCTGCGCCAATTGTTGCCCGAACGGACGGCATCTTTGAAGGTCCGCACGGCACAAACAATGTGCAATCGCTGGCGGTAGTTCGGTCAACTGCCCAGCGGTTCGGCGGTATCGGTATGATCGTGTGGTCACGACGACCAGCTTACCGATCTGCACAGATCTGCTACCGAGTTCGCCTGTATCTTCTGCGAGGCTTTCTCAGCGTCTGAAGTCCGCCTTCCGCTTTTCCTGAAAGGCTGCGACGCCTTCGGCGAATTCGGTGCTGCCGAAGGCGACGCCCTGGGCGAAGGCCTCGAGGGCGAAGAACTGTTCGATCGGTTCGAACGCGCCGTTGACCAGCATTTTGGTGAGGCCGAACGAAGTGGCGGGGCCGGCGGCAAGATCAGCGGCGAGCTTCAGCGCCTCGTCCATCAGCGCGTCAGCCGGCACGACGCGCTTGGCGATGCCGAGCGCCAGCGCCTCATCCGCTTCGACCCGGCGGTTGGTGAGCAGGATGTCCTTTGCGCGCATCGCGCCGACCGCGCGCGGCAGCGTCAGCGCCAGGCCGAGATCCGGCGCGGCACCGAGCCCGGGAAACGCCGCGCGGAAGTAAGCCTGCTCCGAAATCAGCACGATGTCGCACAGCAGAGCCAGCGAGAAGCCGGCGCCGGCGGCCGATCCGTTCACTGCGGCGATCACCGGCTTCTCGGCGGTGAGCAACATTTTGGCCCAGCCGTGCGTCACCTGCATCCGCCGCCGCACCTGCGGCGCGGCGCGCTCGCCCATATTGTTGATATCACCGCCGGCGCAGAACGAGCCCTCGCTGCCGGTGATCACCAGACAGCGCACGGTGGGATCGGAGAGCAATTCCGGGATGCGGAGTTCGAGATGCTGCTTGACCGCCGGTTGCAGTGCATTGCGCGTCGACGGGCTGTTGAGGCGAACCACCATGACGTCGGCATGGCGTTCGAACACGACGGCATCGCCGTCGGCGGCGCTGTGTGCAGGCATGTGTTTCCACCCTTGTTTTGTTTCCGGTGACGATAACGCAGTCGGCGACGATTTGCGAAAACGATTTTCGCAATGCTAAAACGCGTTCAAGCAACAACACGAACAGGGTGGGAGCGCGACATGCAGTTGACGGCGGGCTTGCGCAAGGCGGCCTCGTTCTGCGCCGACGACATCGCGCTCGTGACCCCCGAGCGCTGCTTCAGCCATGGCGAGGTGCTGGACCGCGTGGCGCGGCTCGCAAGCGTGTTCCGCCGCTTCGGCATTGAAGCCGGCGAACGGGTTGCGATCCTGGCGGCCAACGGCAACGCGTACATTGAGTGCTATTTCGCCGTGCTGTGGGCTGGTGGCGTCGTGGTGCCGATCAATTCCCGGTTCTCGCTCGCCGAGATGATCGAGCAGGTGACTGATGCCGAGCCGACGGTGCTGGTGAGCGATCGCAGCTTTCTCGACAGTGCGCTGCAACTCGCCGACGCCTGCCGCTGCATCGCCGCTGTGATCGCTGCCGCGCCGAACACCGCAGGGCTGCCGAAGCTCTACGATTACGAGGCTCTGCTCGCGGACGAGAAGCCTTGCGCCGACGCCGGCCGTGGCAACGACGATCTCGCTTGCCTGTTCTACACTGGCGGTACGACAGGCCGCGCCAAGGGCGTGATGCTCAGCCACCGCAATCTGTGGGTCAACGCGGTGGTGACGTCGCTGTCTTTCGGCTTCGATGAGACCACGGTGGCGCTGCACGCCGGGCCGCTGTTCCATCTCGGCGCCGGTGCTCGCGTCTACACCACCTCGATCATGGGCGGGCGACACGTGGTGATCCCGCAGTTCTCGCCGAACGACGTGCTGGCTGCGATCAGCCAGCACAAGGTGACGGTGGCGACGTTCGTGCCGACGATGCTCGGCATGATCCTGCAATTGCCGGACCTCGACAGTTACGATCTGTCGAGCCTGAAGCTGATCACCTATGGTGCTTCGCCGATGCCGGAAGCGGTGTTGCAGGAGTGCCTGCGGCGATTTCCGTCGATCAGGTTCGGCCAATCCTACGGCATGACCGAGCTGTCGCCGGTCGCGACCATCTTGTCGCCGGCCGATCATCTGCCGTCCGCACCGCGGCATCGGCTGCGCTCGGCCGGCCGGCCCATTGTGTCGGCGGAAGTCAGGATCGTCGATGCCGAGGACCGCGAGCTGAAACCTGGCGAGGTCGGCGAGGTGGTGGTCCGTGGCCCCATGGTGATGATGGGCTATTGGAAACAGCCGAAACTGACCGCGCAGGCGCTGCGCGGCGGCTGGATGCACACCGGCGATTCCGGTCGGTTCGACACTGATGGCTATCTCTACATCTCCGACCGGATCAAGGACATGATCATCACCGGCGGCGAGAACGTGTATTCGATCGAGGTCGAGAACGCGATCGCGTCGCATCCCGACGTGCTGCAATGCGCGGTGATCGGCATCCCACATGCCAAATGGGGGGAGGCGGTGCATGCGGTGGTGGTGCGCCGCGCGGGCTCTTCGCTGACGACGGATGAGCTGATCACGTTCTGCCGCTCTGTGATCGCCGACTACAAATCGCCGCGCAGCATCGAATTCCGCGACGACCCCCTGCCGCTGTCCAGCGTCAACAAGATCAACAAGGCGGCGCTTCGCGCGCCGTATTGGAACGACAAGGACCGGCGTGTGAATTGAGGTTGTTCGGGCATAGCGCCATCCCTGTCGTCATTGCGAGGAGCGCAGCGACGAAGCAATTCAGCTTCGTGCGCCGGACGATGGATTGCTTCGCTTCGCTCGCAATGACGGGGAGAGGCCGTGCCTCTGCCGTGCGTAAGGACGACGGAGCGCGCCGTTACCCGCCCAGCGCGGCGCTGATTGCTCTCGCGGCGTGGGCCAGCGCCGGGCCGTGGTGTTCGATCAGCTGCTGCTGCGACACCAGATAGGCCGGGCCGCCGAAGCTCAAGGCATATACCGGGCCGCCATTCGGCGGCACGATTGCGGCGCCGACTGCGTTGATGTCCTTGCGCCACTCGCCGGTCGAGATGCAGAAGCCCTGTCGGGCCATCTCGCGCATCGACTTGGTGATCGATTTTTCGATCTTCGGCCAGTCTGAGCCATGATGCTCGCGCAATTCCGTCAGCAGCGCCCGGCGCTCGTCGTCGCCGATTGTTGCCAGATAGGCTTTGCCGAGCGACGTGGTGGCGAGCGGCACGCGCGAGCCCGGTGGCAGCCGCAGGCCGATCAGCGCGTCGCTTTCGCAGCTTTCGATGTTCAGCATCATCAACCGTTCGCGGGTGCCGAGCCCGACATGCAGCTGGCTGTCTTCGGCGAGCCTGGTCATGATCGGCAGCGCGGCTTTGCGGACGTCGAGGTTGGCGAGCGCCGCGTAGCTCAGTGCCAGCGCGCGGGCGCCGAGCTGATAGGTCGCCGAGCGCGGCTCGTAGGTGAGATAGCCGAGCTGGATCAGCGTGTGTGTCATCCGCGAGATCGTCGGCTTCGGCAGGCCGGTGCGCTCGGCGAGCTCCTGATTGCCGAGCGCGCGGTCGCCGGCGCGAAACGCCCCGAGCACGTCGAGGCCGCGCGCTAGCGCCGAGACGAACAGCCGGCCGCCGGCATCATCGCGTTCGGCGGCGTCGGCGCGGGGCCGGCGCGATGCGCGCTGCAACGATTGCCGCTCGGCGCGGCGTTGCGCACGATCTTCCGAGCTCGCAGCAGGAGGCCGCTTCGCGGTTGTCGCTCCGCCGCGTCGCTTGCCCGCTGCGGGCCCGCGCGTGGTTGTCTTCGCCGCCATGATCGAGGTTTCCGTGCGGCGCGGCCGCGAGTCAAAGATGTTTGCGAAAATCGATTTCGCATATTGTGCGACAGCCACCGCGGTGGCAAGCTGCACAAAAAACAAGAGGAAGCGGAAGGATGCCGATCGACCCCGCGCGCTTGCGCAACTGGCCCATTCCCGACATCGAGCAGAGCTATACGGAACGCGACACTATGCTGTACGCGCTCGGCGTCGGCTATGGCGACGCCCCGCTCGACGCGAAGCAACTGCGTTACGTCTACGAGCAGGATTTGCAAGTGCTGCCGTCGATGTCGGTGGTGCTTGGCTATCCGGGATTCTGGCTCGGCAATGAGGAGACCGGCGTCGACTGGCGCAGGGTTCTGCATGGCGAGCAGGGGTTCGAGATTTTCAAGACGCTGCCGCCGAAGGCGACGGTGGTCGGGCGTTCGCGCGTCACCGGTCTGTTCGACAAGGGCGCCGGCAAGGGCGCCGTGTTGCTGTCGGAGCGCGATGTCGTCGACAAAACGACCGGCGAGTTGCTGTGCCGCCTGACCTCGACCACGATGCTGCGCGGCGACGGCGGGTTCGGAGGACCTTCGGGACCGTTGCCGGTGCCGCACGCGCTGCCCGAGCGTGCTCCTGATCTGTCGCTGCGGATCGCAACCTCGCCGCGCGCCGCGCTGCTGTATCGGCTGTCCGGCGACTACAATCCGCTGCACGCCGATCCCGAAGTCGCGCGCAAGGCCGGATTCGACAAGCCGATTCTACATGGGCTGTGCAGCTTCGGCGTGGTGTGCCGCGCCTTGGTCGAGCTGTGCTGCGATGGCGATCCGACGCGGCTGACCAAGATGCAGGTGCGGTTCTCCTCGCCGGTGTATCCCGGCGAAACCATCGTCACCGAAGTTTGGAACGAAGCGGCTGGGCGAATCTCGTTCCGCGCCAAAGTGGCCGAACGGGATGTCGTTGTGATCAACAACGGTCTCGCCGCGGTTTCATGACGTTGGTGGATTATTCCGCGTGCAGGAAAACGAAGCGACCGGCCTGCGGAGAGTGACTTTCGGCGGGCATCACGTATAAGTCCGCCGACGCTGCAACAACAACGAACAACAAAGAGGAACGCCCGTGTCCATTTCCCGACGTTCATTCGGAATCGGTGCGACTGGTCTGGTGCTCGGAACGGTCGCAGCGCCTTGGGTTCGCAACGCCAGCGCC from Rhodopseudomonas palustris carries:
- a CDS encoding urea amidolyase associated protein UAAP1 gives rise to the protein MILTEQEKAEVEANRRRYEQHKALGQQQAPKALPPPLLRDGAPIAADAIIHRETVPGGWYYVTKLGRGEALRLVNTSGTSCVSIQAWNALDPSERLNHADTIKVQWAASLRKGRVILSDMGRALLSIIEDTSGAHDTMVGGSNAATNAARYGTGNFRNARDNFVLAAGKLGLDRRDAHPSIGFFAPVAVDSQGRFEWHGERRHKGDFVDLRAELDLLIAVSNCPHPLDPSPSYAPGDIDLIRYQAPQPASDDLCRTVSLEAKRAFENNAFYLAGAAGRA
- a CDS encoding ABC transporter ATP-binding protein is translated as MSAIRFDNVWKEYGDHIVLERITLDVAPRAFVALVGPSGCGKTTFLRMLLGEETPTRGQILIDGQPMPSEPDADRGVVFQRYSVFPHLTVLDNVLLGRELQQSRLLGRLFGRARREATEQAMALLDEVGLKGHEIKYPSALSGGMQQRLALAQAIMRGPKILLLDEPFGALDPGIRADIHVLMKRLWNETELTVVMVTHDLSEAFSLATRVIAFERNRNRPEERERYGATISRDLEIFPRRIAQPRTDHPIRSGRDDPAAQGA
- a CDS encoding ABC transporter permease, which translates into the protein MRWVNIRPGRQLAIYMAALPFVLVIIAYLLGSGARLAENPNDKLLPALSSMGQAVKQMAFQVDARTGSYLLWSDTLASLERLGAALAISTSLALVFGIVIGLLPAANALLGSFVSVTSMVPPLLLLPILFIVMGLGENSKIALIVIGTLPCIIRDLSMKVLELPREQLIKAQTLGASTWQIALRVVLPQILPRLIDSLRLQLGPAWLFLIAAEAIASDSGLGYRIFLVRRYLAMDVIIPYVVWITLLAFVMDLALRLIQRKAFPWFAAVRAE
- a CDS encoding putative urea ABC transporter substrate-binding protein; protein product: MRKTRFLSSLILAGSIVALSVAGASAAPKKDFKVAWSIYVGWMPWGYAADTGIVKKWADKYGITIEVKQFNDYVESINQYTAGSYDAVTITNMDALSIPAAGGVDTTAVIVGDFSNGNDAVILKDKKDFAAIKGQKVNLVEFSVSHYLLARALESNKLSEKDVKVVNTSDADLAAAYKTADVTAVVTWNPIVSEILASPDAHKVFDSSQIPGEIMDLMVANTAVVKDNPNFAKALVGIWYETMAKMTAEGAEAKAAKEAMAKASGTDLAGFESQLASTKLFSKAADAEAFTKSAAIGSTMDRVRKFLFDKDLLGKGAKSADAVGIELADKTVLGDKANVKLRFDPSFMNAAAAGKL
- a CDS encoding enoyl-CoA hydratase/isomerase family protein, producing MPAHSAADGDAVVFERHADVMVVRLNSPSTRNALQPAVKQHLELRIPELLSDPTVRCLVITGSEGSFCAGGDINNMGERAAPQVRRRMQVTHGWAKMLLTAEKPVIAAVNGSAAGAGFSLALLCDIVLISEQAYFRAAFPGLGAAPDLGLALTLPRAVGAMRAKDILLTNRRVEADEALALGIAKRVVPADALMDEALKLAADLAAGPATSFGLTKMLVNGAFEPIEQFFALEAFAQGVAFGSTEFAEGVAAFQEKRKADFRR
- a CDS encoding class I adenylate-forming enzyme family protein — encoded protein: MQLTAGLRKAASFCADDIALVTPERCFSHGEVLDRVARLASVFRRFGIEAGERVAILAANGNAYIECYFAVLWAGGVVVPINSRFSLAEMIEQVTDAEPTVLVSDRSFLDSALQLADACRCIAAVIAAAPNTAGLPKLYDYEALLADEKPCADAGRGNDDLACLFYTGGTTGRAKGVMLSHRNLWVNAVVTSLSFGFDETTVALHAGPLFHLGAGARVYTTSIMGGRHVVIPQFSPNDVLAAISQHKVTVATFVPTMLGMILQLPDLDSYDLSSLKLITYGASPMPEAVLQECLRRFPSIRFGQSYGMTELSPVATILSPADHLPSAPRHRLRSAGRPIVSAEVRIVDAEDRELKPGEVGEVVVRGPMVMMGYWKQPKLTAQALRGGWMHTGDSGRFDTDGYLYISDRIKDMIITGGENVYSIEVENAIASHPDVLQCAVIGIPHAKWGEAVHAVVVRRAGSSLTTDELITFCRSVIADYKSPRSIEFRDDPLPLSSVNKINKAALRAPYWNDKDRRVN
- a CDS encoding IclR family transcriptional regulator produces the protein MQRASRRPRADAAERDDAGGRLFVSALARGLDVLGAFRAGDRALGNQELAERTGLPKPTISRMTHTLIQLGYLTYEPRSATYQLGARALALSYAALANLDVRKAALPIMTRLAEDSQLHVGLGTRERLMMLNIESCESDALIGLRLPPGSRVPLATTSLGKAYLATIGDDERRALLTELREHHGSDWPKIEKSITKSMREMARQGFCISTGEWRKDINAVGAAIVPPNGGPVYALSFGGPAYLVSQQQLIEHHGPALAHAARAISAALGG
- a CDS encoding MaoC/PaaZ C-terminal domain-containing protein, with translation MPIDPARLRNWPIPDIEQSYTERDTMLYALGVGYGDAPLDAKQLRYVYEQDLQVLPSMSVVLGYPGFWLGNEETGVDWRRVLHGEQGFEIFKTLPPKATVVGRSRVTGLFDKGAGKGAVLLSERDVVDKTTGELLCRLTSTTMLRGDGGFGGPSGPLPVPHALPERAPDLSLRIATSPRAALLYRLSGDYNPLHADPEVARKAGFDKPILHGLCSFGVVCRALVELCCDGDPTRLTKMQVRFSSPVYPGETIVTEVWNEAAGRISFRAKVAERDVVVINNGLAAVS